The following proteins come from a genomic window of Xiphophorus couchianus chromosome 19, X_couchianus-1.0, whole genome shotgun sequence:
- the cdkn3 gene encoding cyclin-dependent kinase inhibitor 3, whose protein sequence is MRRIVFDSSSDEDVEEEQLTPLHISWLPLSIVECSQYLGICALPGCRYRDVRRSLQRDVDELKNQGVQNVFVFCTRGELSKYRVPSLLEVYDQHGFTVHHAPFPDGDVPELEQCCQILTELQVCLERNRKTVVHCYGGLGRSALIAACLLLQLSVTMTADKAIEILREHRGVGAIQTVKQYNFLHEFREKYTAYKESREAAPERSVSR, encoded by the exons ATGAGAAGGATCGTGTTTGACTCTTCCTCTGATGAAGATGTGGAAGAAGAGCAGCTGACGCCGCTCCACATCAGCTG GTTACCTCTGTCCATAGTTGAGTGCTCACAGTACCTCGGAATATGTGCGCTGCCAG GTTGCAGGTATCGAGATGTTCGCAGGTCCCTGCAGAGAGATGTTG ACGAGCTGAAGAACCAGGGGGTGCAGAACGTGTTCGTCTTCTGCACAAGAGGGGAACTGAGCAAGTACAGGGTCCCGTCCCTCCTGGAGGTCTACGACCAACACGGCTTCACGGTGCACCACGCACCGTTCCCCGACGGAGACGTCCCCGAGCTGGAGCAGTGCTGCCAGATCCTGACCGAGCTGCAGGTCTGCCTCGAGAGGAACAGGAAGACGGTGGTCCA ctgctACGGAGGCCTGGGGCGATCTGCTTTAA TCGCCGCCTGCCTGCTGCTCCAGCTCTCGGTGACGATGACGGCCGACAAAGCCATCGAGATCCTCAGAGAGCACAGAGGAGTTGGAGCGATACAAACGGTGAAG cAATACAATTTTCTTCACGAGTTTCGGGAGAAGTATACCGCCTACAAAGAGAGCAGAGAGGCTGCCCCAGAGAGATCGGTGTCTCGGTGA
- the cnih1 gene encoding protein cornichon homolog 1 isoform X1: MAFTFAAFCYMLALLLTAALIFFAIWHIIAFDELKTDYKNPIDQCNTLNPTIEKVKKIKRVKIAIKLVLPEYLIHFFFCVMFLCAAEWLTLFLNLPLLAYHVWRYTSRPVMSCPGLYDPTTIMNADILAYCQKEGWCKLAFYLLSFFYYLYGMIYVLVSS, from the exons ATGGCGTTCACATTCGCGGCCTTTTGTTACATGCTCGCTCTGCTGCTCACGGCGGCGCTTATCTTTTTCGCTATTTGGCAT ATAATTGCATTTGATGAGCTGAAGACTGACTACAAGAATCCTATAGATCAATGTAACACTTTAAATCCG ACAATTGAAAAGGTCAAAAAGATTAAGAGAGTCAAAATTGCAATAAAG CTGGTGCTGCCAGAGTATCtcatccatttctttttctgcgTGATGTTTCTGTGTGCGGCCGAGTGGCTCACCCTCTTCCTCAACTTACCGCTGCTGGCTTATCACGTCTGGAG GTATACGAGCAGACCCGTGATGAGCTGTCCAGGACTCTATGACCCGACTACCATCATGAATGCCGACATCCTGGCCTATTGTCAAAAAGAAGGCTGGTGCAAACTGGCTTTCTACCTCCTCTCATTCTTCTACTATCTCTATGG AATGATCTATGTTCTGGTGAGCTCCTAA
- the synj2bp gene encoding synaptojanin-2-binding protein, whose amino-acid sequence MNGSLHSRPGLVDINLNRGPAGLGFNIIGGIDQQSIVNDNGVYVSRIKEGGSAALDGRLEEGDKILAINGASLENRYHHEVVELFRSAGENVQLRVMKRSHLSNGPAASKPNRQPSTSTLGMLALFAGAVSIIVVVALYKRLK is encoded by the exons ATGAACGGGTCGTTGCACTCCCGCCCAGGACTTGTAGATATAAACCTGAACCGAGGACCCGCAG GTCTGGGGTTTAATATAATTGGGGGCATCGACCAGCAATCTATCGTGAATGATAATGGCGTCTATGTTAGTAGAATCAAAGAAGGTGGATCAGCAGCACTAGATGGACGACTGGAAGAGGGAGACAAAATTCTTGCG ATAAACGGAGCCTCGCTGGAGAACCGGTACCACCACGAAGTGGTGGAACTGTTCCGGTCAGCCGGGGAGAACGTCCAGCTCCGCGTTATGAAAAGG tcTCACCTAAGTAACGGACCAGCCGCCTCCAAACCTAATCGCCAACCTTCCACGTCTACTCTGGGAATGCTGGCGTTATTTGCTGGAGCCGTGTCGATCATTGTTGTAGTAGCTCTTTATAAACGGCTTAaatag
- the cnih1 gene encoding protein cornichon homolog 1 isoform X2 — translation MAFTFAAFCYMLALLLTAALIFFAIWHIIAFDELKTDYKNPIDQCNTLNPLVLPEYLIHFFFCVMFLCAAEWLTLFLNLPLLAYHVWRYTSRPVMSCPGLYDPTTIMNADILAYCQKEGWCKLAFYLLSFFYYLYGMIYVLVSS, via the exons ATGGCGTTCACATTCGCGGCCTTTTGTTACATGCTCGCTCTGCTGCTCACGGCGGCGCTTATCTTTTTCGCTATTTGGCAT ATAATTGCATTTGATGAGCTGAAGACTGACTACAAGAATCCTATAGATCAATGTAACACTTTAAATCCG CTGGTGCTGCCAGAGTATCtcatccatttctttttctgcgTGATGTTTCTGTGTGCGGCCGAGTGGCTCACCCTCTTCCTCAACTTACCGCTGCTGGCTTATCACGTCTGGAG GTATACGAGCAGACCCGTGATGAGCTGTCCAGGACTCTATGACCCGACTACCATCATGAATGCCGACATCCTGGCCTATTGTCAAAAAGAAGGCTGGTGCAAACTGGCTTTCTACCTCCTCTCATTCTTCTACTATCTCTATGG AATGATCTATGTTCTGGTGAGCTCCTAA
- the lgals3a gene encoding galectin-3 has product MADFSLSDALGDDTSSQAKKIGHTNPTAPASNHPAAPNPGWPGSAPGAPTQPSAPADYSGGLSGPGAPGPFQYPSGPGAPGQYPGPPSAPGGFPAGPGVPGQYPAPGAPGQFPSSPGAPGQFPGHYPSEGTPGQLPGGPAPYPSGPFPSGPGAPAGPYPNVPFPGGQPAGGNGMYGPGGQGGFPPPAGPGSFPAFPAGGFPPVPPGSWGSPGGGFPTPPAQFGPGPMGPYGGPAGPGGTLIVPYDLPLHAGIMPRLLITVIGEPVPGADRFQVDFLKGPDVVFHFNPRFNEQTIVRNSNLGGYWGPEEREGPFPFVQGHRFELKILVEEDMFKVAVDGTHLLEYEHRVGGLEEVTVLRVTGDVVLYSAAPSMI; this is encoded by the exons atGGCAGATTTCTCG CTGTCAGATGCTTTAGGAGATGACACGTCGAGCCAGGCTAAGAAAATAGGCCACACTAACCCCACGGCCCCTGCCAGCAATCACCCTGCAGCTCCGAACCCGGGATGGCCCGGTTCCGCCCCAGGAGCTCCCACCCAGCCCTCAGCTCCAGCTGACTATAGCGGTGGATTGTCTGGCCCAGGAGCCCCAGGGCCGTTCCAGTACCCCTCTGGTCCTGGAGCGCCGGGGCAGTACCCGGGGCCTCCCTCAGCACCCGGCGGCTTCCCTGCTGGTCCCGGAGTACCTGGACAGTATCCCGCACCGGGAGCTCCGGGTCAGTTTCCCTCCAGCCCCGGGGCGCCTGGACAGTTCCCCGGGCATTATCCGTCTGAAGGAACTCCTGGACAGCTGCCCGGAGGCCCCGCTCCTTACCCATCGGGGCCGTTTCCTTCTGGCCCTGGCGCTCCGGCCGGCCCTTACCCGAACGTGCCTTTCCCTGGTGGGCAGCCAGCAGGAGGCAACGGGATGTACGGACCAGGAGGTCAAGGTGGATTTCCCCCTCCGGCCGGTCCAGGATCTTTCCCAGCGTTCCCCGCAGGTGGATTCCCCCCAGTACCACCCGGGTCGTGGGGATCACCCGGAGGAGGTTTCCCGACCCCGCCTGCTCAGTTTGGCCCTGGACCCATGGGTCCGTACGGTGGTCCTGCCGGTCCAGGAGGCACATTG ATTGTGCCATATGATCTCCCCCTCCACGCTGGGATTATGCCGCGCCTTTTAATCACGGTGATAGGAGAGCCTGTTCCTGGGGCAGACAG GTTCCAGGTTGACTTTCTTAAAGGTCCGGATGTCGTCTTTCACTTCAACCCTCGCTTCAACGAGCAGACCATCGTCCGAAACTCCAACCTAGGAGGTTACTGGGGCCCGGAAGAGCGAGAGGGGCCCTTCCCCTTTGTCCAGGGTCACCGTTTTGAG TTGAAGATCCTCGTGGAGGAGGACATGTTCAAGGTGGCCGTGGACGGCACCCACCTGCTGGAATACGAGCACAGAGTGGGCGGCCTGGAGGAGGTGACCGTGCTGCGGGTCACCGGCGACGTCGTCCTGTACAGCGCGGCGCCCAGCATGATCTGA
- the gmfb gene encoding glia maturation factor beta, whose protein sequence is MMGSKEKKKKKNTESVSAIQSSSCGFREIFNSTIMSESLVVCDVDEDLVKKLKEFRFRKETNNAAIIMKIDKDKQLVILEEEHEDISPDALKDELPERQPRFIVYSYKYQHDDGRVSYPLCFIFSSPVGCKPEQQMMYAGSKNKLVQTVQLTKAFEIRNTEDLTEDWLREKLGFFR, encoded by the exons ATGATGggaagtaaagagaaaaaaaaaaaaaaaaacactgaaagcgTTTCTGCCattcagagcagcagctgcgGCTTCAGGGAGATTTTTAACTCTACAATTATG AGTGAATCACTGGTCGTGTGTGACGTGGATGAAGATCTGGTGAAGAAGTTGAAGGAGTTTCGCTTCCGGAAGGAAACCAACAATGCGGCCATCATTA tgaagATTGATAAAGACAAGCAGCTCGTTATTCTCGAAGAAGAGCATgag gatatTTCACCTGATGCTCTAAAGGATGAACTGCCCGAGAGACAACCCAG ATTCATCGTCTACAGTTATAAGTATCAACATGATGACGGGCGCGTGTCCTATCCGCTCTGCTTCATCTTCTCCAGTCCAGTGG GATGTAAACCGGAGCAACAGATGATGTACGCAGGAAGCAAAAACAAGCTGGTGCAAACGGTTCAACTGACCAAG GCGTTTGAGATCAGGAACACAGAGGACCTAACGGAAGATTGGCTTAGAGAGAAACTTGGATTCTTTCGCTAA